The following coding sequences lie in one Equus przewalskii isolate Varuska chromosome 25, EquPr2, whole genome shotgun sequence genomic window:
- the DEGS2 gene encoding sphingolipid delta(4)-desaturase/C4-monooxygenase DES2 isoform X1 yields the protein MPGNTGPVLVGHSKPGARSASKTCTHSPRAKYPAIKALMRPDPHLKWTVLGMVLVQLLACWLVRGLAWRWLLFWAYAFGGCVNHSLTLAIHDISHNAAFGTARASHNRWFAIFANLPMGVPYAASFKKYHVDHHRYLGGDGLDVDVPTRLEGWLFCTPARKLLWLALQPFFYSLRPLCVNPKAVTRMEVLNALVQLAADATIFALGGVKPMVYLLASSLLGLGLHPISGHFVAEHYMFLKGHETYSYYGPLNWITFNVGYHMEHHDFPSIPGCNLPLVRKIAPEYYDHLPQHHSWVKVLWDFVFEDSLGPYARVKRVCKLAEDRL from the exons ATGCCTGGGAACACGGGGCCTGTTCTTGTAGGTCACAGCAAGCCCGGGGCCAGATCAGCCTCCAAGACCTGCACCCACAGCCCTAGAG CCAAGTACCCAGCCATCAAGGCCCTGATGCGGCCGGACCCTCACCTCAAGTGGACAGTGCTGGGGATGGTGCTAGTGCAGCTGCTGGCCTGCTGGCTGGTGCGGGGGCTGGCGTGGCGCTGGCTGCTCTTCTGGGCCTACGCCTTCGGGGGCTGTGTGAACCACTCGCTGACGCTGGCCATCCACGACATCTCGCACAACGCCGCCTTCGGCACGGCGCGCGCCTCCCACAACCGCTGGTTCGCCATCTTTGCCAACCTGCCCATGGGTGTGCCCTACGCGGCCTCCTTCAAGAAGTACCACGTGGACCACCACCGCTACCTGGGCGGCGACGGGCTGGACGTGGACGTGCCCACGCGCCTCGAGGGCTGGCTCTTCTGCACGCCGGCCCGCAAGCTGCTCTGGCTGGCGCTGCAGCCCTTCTTCTACTCGCTGCGGCCGCTCTGCGTGAACCCCAAGGCCGTGACCCGCATGGAGGTGCTCAACGCCCTGGTGCAGCTGGCGGCTGATGCCACCATCTTCGCCCTCGGGGGAGTCAAGCCCATGGTCTACCTGCTGGCCAGCTCgctgctgggcctgggcctgcaCCCCATCTCGGGCCACTTTGTGGCTGAGCACTACATGTTCCTCAAGGGCCACGAGACCTACTCCTACTACGGGCCCCTCAACTGGATCACCTTCAACGTGGGCTACCACATGGAGCATCATGACTTCCCCAGCATCCCGGGCTGCAACCTGCCCCTG GTGCGGAAGATCGCGCCCGAGTACTACGACCACCTGCCGCAGCATCACTCGTGGGTGAAGGTGCTCTGGGATTTTGTGTTCGAGGACTCCCTAGGGCCATACGCCAGGGTGAAGCGGGTGTGCAAGCTGGCAGAGGACCGCCTGTGA
- the DEGS2 gene encoding sphingolipid delta(4)-desaturase/C4-monooxygenase DES2 isoform X2, with the protein MGNSAGRSDFEWVYTDQPHTQRRKEMLAKYPAIKALMRPDPHLKWTVLGMVLVQLLACWLVRGLAWRWLLFWAYAFGGCVNHSLTLAIHDISHNAAFGTARASHNRWFAIFANLPMGVPYAASFKKYHVDHHRYLGGDGLDVDVPTRLEGWLFCTPARKLLWLALQPFFYSLRPLCVNPKAVTRMEVLNALVQLAADATIFALGGVKPMVYLLASSLLGLGLHPISGHFVAEHYMFLKGHETYSYYGPLNWITFNVGYHMEHHDFPSIPGCNLPLVRKIAPEYYDHLPQHHSWVKVLWDFVFEDSLGPYARVKRVCKLAEDRL; encoded by the exons ATGGGCAACAGCGCGGGCCGCAGCGACTTCGAGTGGGTCTACACCGACCAGCCGCACACGCAGCGGCGCAAGGAGATGCTCG CCAAGTACCCAGCCATCAAGGCCCTGATGCGGCCGGACCCTCACCTCAAGTGGACAGTGCTGGGGATGGTGCTAGTGCAGCTGCTGGCCTGCTGGCTGGTGCGGGGGCTGGCGTGGCGCTGGCTGCTCTTCTGGGCCTACGCCTTCGGGGGCTGTGTGAACCACTCGCTGACGCTGGCCATCCACGACATCTCGCACAACGCCGCCTTCGGCACGGCGCGCGCCTCCCACAACCGCTGGTTCGCCATCTTTGCCAACCTGCCCATGGGTGTGCCCTACGCGGCCTCCTTCAAGAAGTACCACGTGGACCACCACCGCTACCTGGGCGGCGACGGGCTGGACGTGGACGTGCCCACGCGCCTCGAGGGCTGGCTCTTCTGCACGCCGGCCCGCAAGCTGCTCTGGCTGGCGCTGCAGCCCTTCTTCTACTCGCTGCGGCCGCTCTGCGTGAACCCCAAGGCCGTGACCCGCATGGAGGTGCTCAACGCCCTGGTGCAGCTGGCGGCTGATGCCACCATCTTCGCCCTCGGGGGAGTCAAGCCCATGGTCTACCTGCTGGCCAGCTCgctgctgggcctgggcctgcaCCCCATCTCGGGCCACTTTGTGGCTGAGCACTACATGTTCCTCAAGGGCCACGAGACCTACTCCTACTACGGGCCCCTCAACTGGATCACCTTCAACGTGGGCTACCACATGGAGCATCATGACTTCCCCAGCATCCCGGGCTGCAACCTGCCCCTG GTGCGGAAGATCGCGCCCGAGTACTACGACCACCTGCCGCAGCATCACTCGTGGGTGAAGGTGCTCTGGGATTTTGTGTTCGAGGACTCCCTAGGGCCATACGCCAGGGTGAAGCGGGTGTGCAAGCTGGCAGAGGACCGCCTGTGA
- the DEGS2 gene encoding sphingolipid delta(4)-desaturase/C4-monooxygenase DES2 isoform X3 — translation MRPDPHLKWTVLGMVLVQLLACWLVRGLAWRWLLFWAYAFGGCVNHSLTLAIHDISHNAAFGTARASHNRWFAIFANLPMGVPYAASFKKYHVDHHRYLGGDGLDVDVPTRLEGWLFCTPARKLLWLALQPFFYSLRPLCVNPKAVTRMEVLNALVQLAADATIFALGGVKPMVYLLASSLLGLGLHPISGHFVAEHYMFLKGHETYSYYGPLNWITFNVGYHMEHHDFPSIPGCNLPLVRKIAPEYYDHLPQHHSWVKVLWDFVFEDSLGPYARVKRVCKLAEDRL, via the exons ATGCGGCCGGACCCTCACCTCAAGTGGACAGTGCTGGGGATGGTGCTAGTGCAGCTGCTGGCCTGCTGGCTGGTGCGGGGGCTGGCGTGGCGCTGGCTGCTCTTCTGGGCCTACGCCTTCGGGGGCTGTGTGAACCACTCGCTGACGCTGGCCATCCACGACATCTCGCACAACGCCGCCTTCGGCACGGCGCGCGCCTCCCACAACCGCTGGTTCGCCATCTTTGCCAACCTGCCCATGGGTGTGCCCTACGCGGCCTCCTTCAAGAAGTACCACGTGGACCACCACCGCTACCTGGGCGGCGACGGGCTGGACGTGGACGTGCCCACGCGCCTCGAGGGCTGGCTCTTCTGCACGCCGGCCCGCAAGCTGCTCTGGCTGGCGCTGCAGCCCTTCTTCTACTCGCTGCGGCCGCTCTGCGTGAACCCCAAGGCCGTGACCCGCATGGAGGTGCTCAACGCCCTGGTGCAGCTGGCGGCTGATGCCACCATCTTCGCCCTCGGGGGAGTCAAGCCCATGGTCTACCTGCTGGCCAGCTCgctgctgggcctgggcctgcaCCCCATCTCGGGCCACTTTGTGGCTGAGCACTACATGTTCCTCAAGGGCCACGAGACCTACTCCTACTACGGGCCCCTCAACTGGATCACCTTCAACGTGGGCTACCACATGGAGCATCATGACTTCCCCAGCATCCCGGGCTGCAACCTGCCCCTG GTGCGGAAGATCGCGCCCGAGTACTACGACCACCTGCCGCAGCATCACTCGTGGGTGAAGGTGCTCTGGGATTTTGTGTTCGAGGACTCCCTAGGGCCATACGCCAGGGTGAAGCGGGTGTGCAAGCTGGCAGAGGACCGCCTGTGA